The Oryza glaberrima chromosome 9, OglaRS2, whole genome shotgun sequence genome includes a window with the following:
- the LOC127785243 gene encoding tropinone reductase-like 3, with translation MEVKCRRLEGKVAVVTASTQGIGLAIAERLGLEGAAVVISSRKKKNVDEAVVGLRAKGITVVGVVCHVSIPEQRKNLIDTAVKNFGHIDIVVSNAAANPSVDNILEMKEPILDKLWDINVKASILLLQDAAAYLRKGSSVILISSITGYNPEPALSMYAVTKTALLGLTKALAAEMGPNTRVNCIAPGFVPTNFARFLTTNDTIKNELIDRSTLKRLGTVEDMAAAAAFLASDDASFITAETIVVAGGTRSRL, from the exons ATGGAGGTGAAGTGCCGTCGGCTGGAGGGGAAGGTAGCCGTCGTGACGGCCTCCACGCAGGGCATCGGTCTCGCCATCGCCGAGCGCCTCGGCCtcgagggcgccgccgtcgtcatctccTCCCGCAAGAAG AAGAACGTCGACGAGGCGGTCGTGGGCCTCAGGGCGAAGGGGATCACCGTCGTCGGGGTGGTCTGCCATGTCTCCATCCCGGAGCAGCGCAAGAACCTCATCGACACGGCGGTCAAG AATTTTGGGCATATCGACATAGTTGTCTCCAATGCTGCTGCCAATCCTTCCGTAGATAACATATTAGAAATGAAAGAGCCTATCCTTGACAAACTATGGGATATTAATGTTAAGGCAtctattcttcttcttcag GATGCTGCTGCATATTTGCGGAAGGGATCATCCGTGATATTGATTTCTTCAATTACTGGCTATAATCCAGAACCAGCATTGTCGATGTATGCTGTTACAAAAACTGCCCTGCTTGGTCTCACAAAG GCTCTTGCTGCTGAGATGGGGCCAAATACTCGTGTTAACTGTATAGCCCCTGGTTTTGTTCCTACAAATTTTGCTCGTTTCCTCACAACTAATGACACCATT AAAAATGAGCTTATTGACAGGAGCACACTTAAGAGATTGGGTACTGTGGAAGACATGGCTGCAGCCGCAGCTTTCTTGGCATCAGACGATGCATCATTCATTACAGCTGAAACTATTGTTGTTGCTGGAGGAACTCGATCTAGGCTGTAG